From one Leptospira mayottensis 200901116 genomic stretch:
- a CDS encoding DEAD/DEAH box helicase, which produces MNLNFEMDYWLTKNVNIQENLELREPQIEAYWEVYEHFIIDRKASDAIVVIPTGVGKTGLIGILPYKISKGRVLVITPRLVIKDSILGALNPNSPDNFWFTRNVFKDVRDLPIVIEYKRGVKLEYLNNSNLVILNIHRLQDHLESSLLNQVKSDHFDMIIIDEAHHSPAKTWVNTIKYFSNAKIVKLTGTPFRTDEVDISGELVYKYKLSRAMAKNFVKKLENISYVPEDLLLTIDNDESKTYNVDEIYKLGIKDEDWISRSVAYSRECSLMIVRKSIELLLQKRVNGRNIPHKIISTSCSISHAEQIKMLYESEGLRTAIVHSRQEEGERKEILNLIENHEVDVIVNVAMLGEGYDHPFLSVAAIFRPFRALLPYMQFIGRILRIIPSHYNPKTEDNIGWIVSHKHLYLDKLWEDYKQEINESAYINEINDTQEFIEETSNARELLLRDNLLGIVTEKGIGTLQIDPYLTKEIEEARIEEQKIRDEKIKKIMELGVSSYEEANRFLDQIEGQSQNIKNPVAFEEGKRQIVTTKINMLVPDILSRYGLSPKGSELKNCSRLFGDQDYSWILKKNNKNDAMLSIYIRTTMKNYFNRPISEWSLRDLNLAEERLDKIREYVDSAIKAFVTDQLG; this is translated from the coding sequence ATGAATCTTAACTTCGAAATGGACTATTGGCTTACAAAAAATGTAAATATCCAAGAAAATCTTGAACTTCGTGAGCCTCAAATAGAAGCATATTGGGAAGTCTATGAACATTTTATAATAGATCGCAAAGCAAGTGACGCAATTGTAGTAATTCCTACAGGTGTCGGCAAAACTGGCCTTATAGGGATATTACCCTATAAAATTTCTAAAGGACGTGTACTTGTTATTACTCCTCGATTGGTTATAAAAGATTCAATATTAGGCGCATTAAACCCAAATTCACCAGATAATTTTTGGTTTACAAGAAATGTTTTTAAAGATGTTCGAGATCTCCCTATAGTTATAGAATATAAGCGAGGAGTTAAGTTAGAATATTTGAATAACTCTAATCTTGTAATATTAAATATTCATAGATTGCAAGATCACTTAGAGTCAAGCCTCCTTAACCAAGTGAAAAGTGACCATTTCGATATGATTATTATTGATGAAGCCCATCATTCACCAGCAAAAACATGGGTAAATACCATAAAATATTTTTCTAATGCAAAAATTGTAAAATTAACAGGAACTCCTTTTAGAACAGATGAAGTTGATATTTCTGGAGAACTAGTATATAAATATAAATTAAGTAGAGCAATGGCAAAAAATTTCGTTAAAAAATTGGAAAATATTTCGTATGTTCCTGAAGATTTGCTTTTAACAATAGATAACGACGAATCAAAAACTTATAATGTTGATGAAATTTATAAATTGGGGATAAAAGACGAAGATTGGATAAGTCGTTCTGTTGCTTATTCGCGAGAATGCTCTTTAATGATTGTAAGGAAAAGTATTGAACTACTATTACAAAAACGAGTGAACGGTCGAAATATTCCTCACAAAATAATTAGTACATCTTGCAGTATATCTCATGCAGAACAAATAAAAATGCTTTACGAGTCAGAAGGACTTCGAACAGCAATTGTTCATAGTCGCCAAGAGGAAGGAGAGCGCAAAGAAATTCTTAATTTAATTGAAAATCATGAAGTTGATGTTATAGTAAATGTTGCCATGCTTGGTGAAGGATATGATCATCCATTTTTATCTGTAGCTGCGATTTTTCGCCCCTTTAGAGCGTTATTGCCTTACATGCAATTTATAGGTAGAATATTAAGAATCATCCCATCTCATTACAATCCAAAAACTGAAGATAATATTGGTTGGATAGTTTCACATAAACATTTGTATCTTGACAAGTTGTGGGAAGATTACAAGCAAGAAATAAATGAATCAGCTTATATTAATGAAATCAATGATACCCAAGAATTTATCGAAGAAACTAGTAATGCGCGTGAATTGCTCTTACGAGACAATTTGTTAGGAATTGTAACCGAAAAAGGAATCGGAACTCTTCAAATAGATCCCTATTTAACCAAGGAAATAGAGGAGGCTAGAATAGAAGAACAGAAGATACGTGATGAAAAAATCAAAAAGATAATGGAGCTTGGCGTCTCATCTTATGAAGAAGCTAATAGATTTTTAGATCAAATAGAAGGTCAATCACAAAATATTAAAAACCCAGTTGCCTTTGAAGAGGGGAAACGTCAGATAGTGACAACAAAAATAAATATGCTAGTTCCCGATATTCTTTCACGTTATGGATTAAGTCCGAAAGGTAGTGAACTTAAAAATTGTTCACGACTTTTTGGAGATCAAGATTATAGTTGGATACTCAAAAAAAATAACAAAAATGACGCGATGTTGTCGATATATATAAGAACAACGATGAAAAACTATTTCAATAGGCCAATTTCAGAATGGAGTTTAAGGGATTTAAATTTAGCGGAAGAAAGACTTGATAAAATTCGAGAATACGTCGATAGTGCTATTAAAGCATTTGTAACTGATCAACTTGGATAA
- a CDS encoding caspase family protein produces the protein MKRICLLIGAPGSDTKGNYLNGVSVDMERMRQYLYSNVGGAWYPNEIEQVVNPSKHKLLSLLNKIKYSDYSLILFSGHGGTSIKNGKTYIEINSDGDDFEAEGLINYTDREVVIIDSCRSYFTPPTSLQGDTYYKSLINEQTNLALKHRRFYDEQVLAADPGSLILYACSIGETANDTNEGGIFTQNLISTGNNINNYKDRNIFQELNYTFNTAKNLVSQRFRTQHPTMEGSIKRNTWFPFAVKV, from the coding sequence ATGAAAAGAATATGTTTATTAATTGGAGCTCCTGGCTCAGATACGAAAGGAAATTATCTTAATGGTGTTTCTGTTGATATGGAAAGGATGAGACAATATCTTTATAGCAATGTTGGTGGTGCCTGGTATCCAAATGAAATTGAACAAGTTGTGAATCCAAGTAAACATAAATTATTATCATTATTAAATAAAATTAAATATTCTGATTACTCGCTAATTCTTTTTTCCGGGCATGGTGGCACTTCAATAAAAAATGGAAAAACTTATATCGAAATTAATTCTGATGGAGATGATTTTGAGGCTGAAGGTTTAATTAATTATACTGACCGTGAGGTTGTCATAATAGATAGTTGTCGAAGCTATTTTACTCCACCGACTTCACTCCAAGGTGATACTTACTATAAATCTTTAATTAATGAACAAACGAATTTAGCATTAAAACATCGAAGATTTTATGATGAACAAGTTCTTGCCGCTGATCCAGGATCACTTATATTATACGCATGTTCGATTGGAGAGACAGCAAATGATACAAATGAAGGTGGAATTTTTACTCAAAATTTGATTTCTACAGGAAACAATATCAATAATTATAAGGATCGAAATATATTTCAAGAATTGAATTACACTTTTAATACTGCTAAGAATCTCGTATCGCAAAGATTTAGAACACAACACCCAACGATGGAGGGTTCGATTAAAAGAAATACTTGGTTTCCATTTGCAGTAAAAGTATAA
- a CDS encoding IS3 family transposase (programmed frameshift): MKKRFSEDQIHKILKESESGISTPELCRKYGISGNTFYRWRSKYGGLELNDLKRMKTLEEENSRLKKLYAELALENEAIKDVTRKKVVSREQKREALLLIKTRLGERKSCRLLQISRTGFRHRSRLQDKNMELKDRILTLAYKHKRAGYRQIHDFIRQEERVNHKRIYRLYSALGLKYRIKPKRKRVSLPAIPKIVPKKPEERWSMDFMSDSLYSGRKFRILNIIDDFGRFAVATQVEFSITSERLVRILNEVSEVHSLPKQIVVDNGPEFTSKAFLRWAFEKGVDIHFITPGKPTENTFIESFNGKMRNECLNENWFKNIEEAQRLVEDWRNFYNSERPHSSLGGLTPEEYLRRSA, from the exons ATGAAAAAACGTTTCAGTGAAGATCAAATTCATAAGATTCTAAAGGAATCTGAATCAGGGATATCGACTCCTGAACTTTGTCGTAAATACGGAATCAGTGGTAACACTTTTTACCGTTGGCGTTCGAAATACGGCGGGTTAGAACTAAACGATCTAAAACGGATGAAGACTTTAGAGGAAGAAAACAGTAGGCTAAAGAAACTGTATGCAGAGTTAGCTTTAGAAAATGAAGCGATCA AAGATGTTACTCGAAAAAAAGTGGTGAGCCGTGAGCAGAAACGAGAGGCGCTCCTGTTAATCAAAACGCGGCTTGGAGAACGGAAATCCTGCCGTCTTTTGCAAATCTCCAGAACCGGCTTTCGACATCGTTCCAGGCTTCAGGACAAAAACATGGAATTGAAGGATCGAATTCTCACTTTAGCGTATAAGCATAAAAGGGCGGGATACAGACAGATTCATGATTTTATTCGGCAAGAAGAACGAGTAAACCATAAACGAATCTATCGCTTGTATTCAGCATTGGGCTTAAAATACCGAATCAAACCGAAACGAAAGAGAGTATCGTTACCTGCGATTCCAAAGATTGTTCCTAAGAAACCGGAGGAAAGGTGGTCGATGGATTTCATGTCGGATTCACTCTACTCGGGAAGAAAATTCAGAATATTGAATATCATCGATGACTTTGGACGATTCGCCGTGGCAACGCAGGTGGAATTCTCAATCACTTCGGAACGATTAGTAAGAATTTTGAATGAAGTATCTGAAGTCCATAGCCTGCCAAAACAAATCGTTGTGGATAACGGTCCCGAATTCACATCAAAAGCTTTTTTACGATGGGCTTTTGAAAAAGGAGTCGATATTCATTTTATTACGCCGGGTAAGCCTACTGAGAATACCTTCATCGAGAGCTTTAACGGAAAAATGCGAAACGAATGTTTAAATGAAAATTGGTTTAAGAATATTGAAGAAGCACAGCGCCTTGTCGAGGACTGGAGAAATTTCTATAATTCTGAAAGGCCACATAGTTCTCTTGGGGGACTTACTCCGGAGGAATATTTAAGACGCTCTGCTTAA
- a CDS encoding Shedu immune nuclease family protein: MAKWKLTYEALEFIGRDGAGWPIIDLISDSYNVEDNSIRRVSVNAKNIVLNTLPKNIVGVRVFDIERIDEMTGKNYFESYQIEDLNFELEESDAKKLRKIQFDLLSIDGGSLDFDYLRLFNPDLFVMNLMDVKAFFVDGYGVLSHEEGALVLENLNNFYNSFTSDQINVLRINPKSVSYDENKLIRRFLGQDRQVVDSSSKQNYVKNGSKVNLKFLEEKIKDSEIISDIIDWIVENEENPELLKNFSKLTPENLSKLNTLSGIVTLKNCLLRWEENLLHSSEDFWQKEFEDNSYVISQLFTSPVTIMKSKAYLGGKSIHNTGGSLVDYLFVNKLTKNTSIIELKTPATRLLGSNYRSTIYNISAELSGAIVQLSNYKDELLKNYYQLANLNKGIFHAYDPSCILIVGNFATELDSEEKVKSFELFRQQLQNIQIITFDELFEKMRLLIHSLEGS; encoded by the coding sequence ATGGCAAAATGGAAATTAACCTATGAAGCGTTAGAATTTATAGGTAGGGACGGGGCCGGATGGCCCATTATTGATCTAATATCTGATTCTTATAATGTTGAAGATAACTCTATACGCCGTGTCTCTGTAAACGCAAAGAATATAGTTTTGAATACCTTACCAAAGAACATTGTTGGAGTTCGAGTTTTCGATATTGAAAGAATTGATGAAATGACGGGCAAAAACTACTTTGAAAGCTATCAAATTGAAGATCTTAATTTTGAATTAGAAGAAAGTGATGCTAAGAAGTTACGAAAAATACAATTTGATCTATTATCCATTGACGGCGGTTCATTAGATTTCGATTATCTAAGACTTTTTAATCCAGATTTGTTTGTTATGAATTTAATGGATGTGAAAGCATTCTTTGTTGATGGTTATGGGGTACTAAGTCATGAAGAAGGAGCTTTAGTATTAGAAAATTTAAATAACTTTTATAATTCATTTACTTCTGATCAAATCAACGTTTTAAGAATTAATCCCAAAAGTGTCTCTTATGATGAAAACAAATTGATTCGTAGATTTCTCGGACAAGATCGACAAGTCGTAGATTCTTCTAGTAAACAAAATTACGTTAAAAATGGAAGTAAAGTTAATCTAAAATTTCTAGAAGAAAAAATTAAAGATTCGGAAATAATTTCTGATATAATTGATTGGATAGTTGAAAACGAGGAAAATCCTGAATTATTAAAAAACTTCAGCAAACTTACTCCGGAAAATTTAAGCAAACTAAATACATTATCCGGTATTGTAACTTTAAAGAATTGTTTACTACGATGGGAGGAAAATCTACTCCATTCTTCCGAAGACTTTTGGCAAAAAGAGTTTGAAGATAACTCATACGTAATTTCTCAACTTTTTACATCTCCAGTTACAATTATGAAATCTAAAGCTTACTTAGGTGGCAAGAGTATTCATAATACTGGAGGATCGTTAGTGGATTATCTTTTCGTTAATAAATTAACAAAGAACACAAGTATAATTGAATTAAAAACCCCGGCCACAAGATTATTAGGCTCGAATTATCGTAGTACCATTTATAATATTTCTGCTGAATTATCTGGAGCGATTGTACAGCTTTCTAATTATAAAGACGAACTTTTAAAAAACTATTACCAGCTGGCAAATTTAAATAAAGGAATATTTCATGCATATGATCCTTCTTGCATACTCATAGTGGGAAATTTCGCAACGGAATTAGATTCCGAAGAAAAAGTAAAATCTTTTGAGTTATTTCGACAACAACTACAGAATATTCAAATAATTACTTTCGATGAACTTTTTGAAAAAATGCGACTATTAATACATTCATTAGAAGGTAGTTAG